The segment CTTCACGCCCTGGAGGGGAACGTAGCTGCCCTCGTAGACGATCTCGTTCATCGACGGGTTGAAGAACAGCGTCAGATACACACCCGTGAGGATGATGATGATGAAGCTGTAGAGGCAGATCTCACCGAGCATGAAGGACCAGTGGTCCGGGAAGATCTTCCGCATATTGGCCTTGGCGAGGGAGTAGATCCCCAGCCGGCCGTCCGCCCAGTCGGCGACCCGCTCGCCCGCGGGTGCCTTGCGGTCGTCCGCGGACTGCTTGTTCTCAGTCGTAGTACTCATCCGCGCTCCCAGAAGGCGGCACCGACAGGCTCCTCGAAGTCGCCGAGCGCTTCCAGGTTGCCCTCGGCGTTCACACCGATCTTCAGCTGCGGAAGCGGGTGCCCCGCCGGGCCGAAGATGACGCGGGCGCCGTCGGAGAGGTCGAAGGTGGATTGGTGACACGGGCACAGCACATGGTGCGTCTGCTGCTCGTAGAGGCTGATCGGGCAGCCGACGTGGGTGCAGACCTTGGAGAAGGCGACGATGCCGTCGTGCGACCAGTCCAGCTCGCGCTTGTCCTTGATGTCCTCCGGCTTGATCCGGACGAGCATCAGGGCCGCCTTGCCCATCTGAATCTGCCAGTCGTGGGCGTGCGGGTCGAGGCCCTCGGGGCTGGCGAAGACCAGCGAGCCGACGGTGATGTCCTCGGGCCGCAGCGGCTCATTGGTGTTCATGTTGATGAGCTGCTTGCCCTTGGCCCACAGGGTGGAGCGGAGCTTCTTCTCCGGCAGCGGACCGAGGTCGCGCAGCAGGACCACACCGGAGAGCGGCACCAGGGCCATCGCACCGAACATGGTGTTGCGGATCAGCTTGCGCCGGCCGAAGCCGGACTCCTCGTTGCCCGCCCGCCAGTCGGCCATGACCTGGGCCTTGACCTCGGGGGACGCCTCGATGGGATGCCGGTCGTCGGCGACCTCGGCATCGGACATCAGGGTACGGGCCCAGTGGACCGCGCCCGCGCCGATGCAGAAGAGGGCGATGCCCAGCGTCAGACCGAGCGAGAAGTTCAGCGCGCTCACATGGCCGAACGGGAAGATGTACACGATCTTGTCGATCGGGAAGATGACGTAGCAGGCGATGAAGCCCACGGTCGCCAGCATCGACAGCGTGAACAGGAAAGCGACGGTGCGCTCGGAGCGCTTGGCGGCAGCCTCGTCGATGTCCTGGATGCGCGGCTTGTGGGCCGGCAGTCCCGGGTCGGCGAAGGGGTCGGCGGAACCGGCCCCGTGCGGGGTCACGGCGGTGCCGCCCCCGGCCGCGCCGTGCGCGGCGGCCTGCTCGTGCGGCAGGTTCTCTTCTGGAATGTCTTGGCTACTCATGACTTCTTGGCCTTAGCGGTGTGGGCCGCGACCCAGACGGCAACTGCGATCAGCGCGCCGAGCCCGAAGACCCAGGCGAAGAGACCCTCACTGACGGGGCCGAGAGCACCGAGGGAGAGGCCACCGGGGCTCTCCGACTGGCTGTCGTTCATCTCCTGGACGTAGGCGATGATGTCCCGCTTCTCCTGCTCGGGCATGATGCCGTCGGGGAAGGAGGGCATGTTCTGCGGGCCGGTCTGCATGGCCTCGTAGATGTGCTTGGCACTGACGCCCTCGAGGGTGGGGGCGTACTTGCCCTCGGTGAGCGCGCCGCCCTTGCCCGAGAAGTTGTGGCACTGGGCGCAGTTGTTACGGAAGAGGTCGCCGCCCTTGGCGACGTCCGCACCCGTGGGGCTGTACTGCTTCTCGGTCGGTGT is part of the Streptomyces qinzhouensis genome and harbors:
- a CDS encoding c-type cytochrome, with protein sequence MKKLSARRRHPLAAIVVLLLALAATGGLYAAFAPADKAQADETAQSLAIEEGKKLYTVGCASCHGTGGEGTTDGPSLVGVGSAAVDFQVTTGRMPAQQPGAQVPKKPAVYTQAEVDQLAAFIGAMGAGPVTPTEKQYSPTGADVAKGGDLFRNNCAQCHNFSGKGGALTEGKYAPTLEGVSAKHIYEAMQTGPQNMPSFPDGIMPEQEKRDIIAYVQEMNDSQSESPGGLSLGALGPVSEGLFAWVFGLGALIAVAVWVAAHTAKAKKS
- a CDS encoding ubiquinol-cytochrome c reductase iron-sulfur subunit encodes the protein MSSQDIPEENLPHEQAAAHGAAGGGTAVTPHGAGSADPFADPGLPAHKPRIQDIDEAAAKRSERTVAFLFTLSMLATVGFIACYVIFPIDKIVYIFPFGHVSALNFSLGLTLGIALFCIGAGAVHWARTLMSDAEVADDRHPIEASPEVKAQVMADWRAGNEESGFGRRKLIRNTMFGAMALVPLSGVVLLRDLGPLPEKKLRSTLWAKGKQLINMNTNEPLRPEDITVGSLVFASPEGLDPHAHDWQIQMGKAALMLVRIKPEDIKDKRELDWSHDGIVAFSKVCTHVGCPISLYEQQTHHVLCPCHQSTFDLSDGARVIFGPAGHPLPQLKIGVNAEGNLEALGDFEEPVGAAFWERG